In the Pseudoliparis swirei isolate HS2019 ecotype Mariana Trench chromosome 19, NWPU_hadal_v1, whole genome shotgun sequence genome, one interval contains:
- the LOC130209738 gene encoding growth-regulated protein homolog gamma-like isoform X1: MRLWFFVFHCVALSELRGSLCRFRLLTDVIEAPVSSSPKRKPTMSGIMKVFLLLAVMVCMAKAQIGHTSGKQCLCPRVRNGIRSKNDIKDVQVYLATIFCDKAEIVVTLNSGLRYCLNPNLKAVQKLMAFIMKRQSSSTTRPTELMSTTNTARI; encoded by the exons ATGCGATtgtggttttttgtttttcattgcgtTGCTTTGTCCGAGTTGCGTGGGTCCTTGTGTCGCTTCAGGCTGCTTACTGACGTCATCGAAG CACCAGTGTCTTCTTCACCAAAGAGGAAACCAACGATGTCCGGCATCATGAAAGTGTTTCTACTCCTGGCTGTCATGGTCTGCATGGCTAAAGCCCAAA tCGGTCATACATCAGGAAAGCAGTGTCTGTGTCCACGGGTCAGGAATGGAATCCGCTCAAAGAATGACATAAAGGACGTCCAGGTCTACCTAGCAACCATCTTCTGTGACAAAGCAGAGATTGT CGTCACCCTCAACAGCGGCCTTCGCTATTGCCTGAACCCCAATTTGAAGGCAGTGCAAAAACTCATGGCTTTCATCAT GAAACGACAATCCTCGTCTACAACCAGACCAACTGAGCTCATGTCCACCACCAACACAGCTCGCATCTGA
- the LOC130209738 gene encoding growth-regulated protein homolog isoform X2: protein MSGIMKVFLLLAVMVCMAKAQIGHTSGKQCLCPRVRNGIRSKNDIKDVQVYLATIFCDKAEIVVTLNSGLRYCLNPNLKAVQKLMAFIMKRQSSSTTRPTELMSTTNTARI from the exons ATGTCCGGCATCATGAAAGTGTTTCTACTCCTGGCTGTCATGGTCTGCATGGCTAAAGCCCAAA tCGGTCATACATCAGGAAAGCAGTGTCTGTGTCCACGGGTCAGGAATGGAATCCGCTCAAAGAATGACATAAAGGACGTCCAGGTCTACCTAGCAACCATCTTCTGTGACAAAGCAGAGATTGT CGTCACCCTCAACAGCGGCCTTCGCTATTGCCTGAACCCCAATTTGAAGGCAGTGCAAAAACTCATGGCTTTCATCAT GAAACGACAATCCTCGTCTACAACCAGACCAACTGAGCTCATGTCCACCACCAACACAGCTCGCATCTGA
- the si:dkeyp-72g9.4 gene encoding uncharacterized protein si:dkeyp-72g9.4: protein MRPRSRLLSKRRLPLPTIREGTEETVKDLNEANTLHLAVSSEDYLLSICHLASPTFTARHISPDTIYTRQLDAVHQRLRLSRLSGTTSTTLVLNPTEEADATDMQQGKELKLNGELMFGSSDPLEYLYGYQNNLSGGVRGAFAQERFRRQHGSLREGQARCRAHSIPHASSPELPEFQTSTNTPILNISPKHSFSRSEIRRGSPADRGAEGTSQSPTIKQSLISKWLSDCRSAWREARVRACMLPAINEL from the coding sequence ATGCGGCCGCGCTCCAGACTTCTGTCCAAGAGAAGACTCCCGCTGCCCACAATCAGAGAGGGCACCGAGGAGACGGTGAAGGATTTAAATGAGGCCAACACACTCCACCTTGCTGTCTCCTCAGAGGACTACCTCCTCTCTATCTGCCACCTGGCCAGCCCCACCTTCACCGCCAGGCACATCTCCCCCGACACCATCTACACACGGCAGCTGGACGCCGTGCACCAGAGGCTGAGGCTGTCGAGGCTCAGCGGGACTACGTCTACCACCTTGGTACTCAATCCGACAGAGGAAGCAGACGCCACCGACATGCAGCAGGGAAAGGAGCTCAAACTGAATGGCGAGCTGATGTTTGGCAGCTCTGACCCTTTGGAGTATCTTTACGGATACCAGAATAACCTGTCAGGAGGTGTGAGGGGGGCATTTGCACAGGAAAGGTTTAGAAGGCAACATGGGAGTTTACGGGAGGGCCAGGCTCGCTGCAGAGCTCACAGCATCCCCCACGCTTCAAGTCCAGAGCTCCCTGAGTTTCAAACCAGCACGAACACACCTATTCTAAACATCTCCCCAAAGCACAGCTTCTCCCGGTCGGAGATCAGGAGAGGGAGCCCAGCAGACAGAGGGGCAGAGGGGACGAGTCAGAGTCCCACCATCAAACAATCCCTCATCTCCAAGTGGCTCTCTGACTGCAGGTCGGCGTGGAGGGAGGCGCGTGTGCGAGCTTGCATGCTGCCCGCCATCAATGAGCTCTAG